In the genome of Cynocephalus volans isolate mCynVol1 chromosome 15, mCynVol1.pri, whole genome shotgun sequence, one region contains:
- the FOXH1 gene encoding forkhead box protein H1 — protein MGPCSDSRVGPPEAELPSQPPKRRKKIYLRHDKPPYTYLAMIALVIQAAPSRRLKLAQIIRQVQAMFPFFRDDYEGWKDSIRHNLSSNRCFRKVPKDPAKPQAKGNFWAVDVSLIPAEALRLQNTALCRRWQNGGARRAFAKDLGPYVLHGRPYRPPIPPPPPPSEGFSIKSLLGDLGEGAPWHQLAPQSSSASVGTGCSMEEAVTTPTLHVSESPLWPVYPLPGPTRVERETSQGGNIRPASLSPEPRAWPLHLLQGTSHAGELPSRGHRASLWGQLPTSYLPIYTPNVVMPLAPLPPTSCPQCPPSTSPAYWRAAPETQRPPGLLWDLDSLFQGVPPNKSIYDVWVSHPRDLAAPAPGWLLSWYSL, from the exons ATGGGACCCTGCAGCGACTCCCGCGTGGGGCCCCCGGAGGCTGAGTTGCCCTCCCAGCCCcccaagaggaggaagaagatataccTGCGGCATGACAAGCCCCCCTACACCTACTTGGCCATGATCGCCTTGGTGATTCAGGCCGCACCCTCCCGCAGGCTGAAGCTGGCCCAG ATCATCCGTCAGGTCCAGGCCATGTTCCCCTTCTTCAGGGACGACTACGAAGGCTGGAAGGACTCCATCCGCCACAACCTCTCCTCTAACCGATGCTTCCGAAag GTGCCCAAGGACCCAGCGAAGCCCCAGGCCAAAGGCAACTTCTGGGCAGTTGACGTGAGCCTGATCCCGGCGGAGGCGCTGCGGCTGCAGAACACTGCCCTGTGCCGGCGCTGGCAGAACGGGGGTGCGCGCAGAGCCTTCGCCAAGGACCTGGGCCCCTACGTGCTGCATGGCCGGCCCTACCGGCCTCCCATTCCCCCGCCACCGCCGCCCAGCGAGGGCTTCAGCATTAAGTCCCTGCTTGGggacctgggggagggggcacccTGGCACCAACTGGCGCCACAGAGCAGCTCAGCTTCGGTGGGCACAGGGTGCAGTATGGAGGAGGCCGTGACCACCCCAACCCTGCACGTCTCTGAGAGTCCTCTGTGGCCCGTGTACCCGCTCCCTGGGCCCACGAGGGTGGAGAGGGAGACTTCACAGGGGGGGAACATCAGGCCTGCATCCCTCTCCCcagagcccagggcctggcccctCCACTTACTGCAGGGTACCTCACATGCTGGGGAATTGCCCAGCAGGGGACACAGGGCCTCACTTTGGGGGCAGCTGCCCACCTCCTACTTGCCCATCTACACCCCCAACGTGGTAATGCCCTTGGCCCCACTACCACCCACCTCCTGTCCCCAGTGCCCACCTTCAACCAGCCCAGCCTACTGGAGGGCGGCCCCTGAAACCCAAAGGCCCCCGGGGCTGCTCTGGGATCTAGACAGTCTTTTCCAGGGAGTTCCACCCAACAAGAGCATCTATGATGTGTGGGTCAGCCACCCTCGGGACCTGGCTGCCCCTGCTCCAGGCTGGCTGCTCTCCTGGTACAGCTTGTGA